A stretch of Brassica rapa cultivar Chiifu-401-42 chromosome A08, CAAS_Brap_v3.01, whole genome shotgun sequence DNA encodes these proteins:
- the LOC103836564 gene encoding uncharacterized protein LOC103836564 isoform X4 yields MSVLSMEESQEEEHSSIFFQLLLDYLRFSASSFTAIGKICFVSDEASAVTVHKFVSEQLNLTKEVILNAKKVESFSLEIFKAVQGVIDSIVRLCKEFSPTVNQCVNEMKTNGNVGISTMEEGNDVRNLVSIITMGVKSMSELGMLAARDGGNLVTILNTSWKGVITLLQIDKQTLASKVDVGEIILKLISLIKESLRFSAVAWSCSVKENISATEARRVFLPVKFYLINAVKVAALFPNQVSMVFKEISLCILMISAFKVSLSQQTHGKYASEVMTDLLEKTTVDLLNALLNAGEITQELRLSLLDSLFIDEQCFPTQVCNKQGHGSQTEPSLVDILSLSVESAASARGLLLARVVLFQAVMRYSSELEEDAKLAITRKLQWLLDVLTDEKVYTSVLSSQLPMADGSGKTIVWESMFSALLLSLKTLMITLSSSPAWEELETLLLKNLLHPHFLCWQIVMELWCFWARHATDVTVANVIDKLCIFMLSMSTSEAPLCPDSVLRRTAKSICFLLTHSPKSLTAQVYKNISTESRSESAPDAYLALLLEGFPLNFLPDRMISDAKKQIVAEFFHFIENFTEKTSNSSRYFVQGGPVVALSACLGILKMSIPEIDSRTLKFGVALIQKLRKSKDEMTRDRYTEILSETLSIISRSEQLYTCQEMDNVITELQRLFITETDNSQHHLHKLKPSLALFLSGLSNYEMSETETCPKSRAVWELYHLLLRKRHWALVHHAVTAFGYFCARTGCAQLWRFVPEDAALAFDIASGKEAKTERFMSELKMFLEKEQALLSTTASQEELEMLSKEGTQVKATVQKLLEGRKQQRSMEVEKQSNKRRKLPEGICRGVELLQKGMKRINEGLSEMSSDESQDFQKSLLNQFSCLEDLVSHLVSLAASE; encoded by the exons ATGTCTGTTTTGTCGATGGAGGAGTCTCAAGAGGAAGAGCATTCAAGCATTTTCTTTCAG CTTCTTTTGGATTATCTTCGCTTTTCTGCCTCAAGCTTTACTGCTATTGGAAAAATATGTTTCGTGAGTGATGAGGCCTCAGCTGTTACAGTTCATAAGTTTGTTTCAGAGCAGCTGAATTTGACAAAGGAGGTGATATTGAATGCCAAG AAAGTTGAATCCTTTTCCTTGGAGATTTTTAAGGCTGTGCAAGGGGTGATTGACTCTATCGTTCGTCTGTGCAAAGAGTTCTCTCCAACAGTGAATCAGTGTGTGAATGAAATGAAGACTAATGGAAATGTAGGAATATCAACGATGGAGGAAGGCAACGACGTACGTAATTTGGTTAGCATAATCACGATGGGAGTTAAATCTATGAGCGAATTGGGTATGCTTGCTGCAAGAGATGGTGGTAATCTTGTGACAATTCTTAATACATCATGGAAGGGTGTGATTACATTGCTTCAGATAGACAAGCAGACATTGGCATCTAAGGTCGATGTAGGAGAGATCATTCTGAAGCTGATATCACTGATCAAGGAGTCTCTGAGGTTTTCCGCTGTGGCTTGGTCTTGCTCGGTGAAGGAAAACATATCTGCAACAGAAGCCAGAAGGGTTTTTCTTCCTGTGAAATTTTATCTCATCAATGCTGTTAAAGTTGCGGCGCTGTTTCCAAACCAGGTGTCTATGGTGTTCAAGGAAATATCACTCTGCATCTTGATGATCTCTGCGTTCAAAGTTTCGCTGAGCCAACAAACCCATGGCAAATACGCAAGTGAAGTAATGACGGATCTTCTTGAGAAAACAACTGTAGATCTTCTAAATGCACTGTTGAACGCAGGCGAAATAACACAAGAACTCAGGCTCTCACTTCTTGATTCGTTGTTCATAGATGAACAATGTTTCCCGACCCAAGTTTGTAACAAACAGGGCCATGGTTCGCAGACAGAACCATCATTGGTGGATATCTTGTCTTTATCTGTTGAATCCGCAGCAAGTGCCAGAGGTTTGCTCCTGGCTCGGGTTGTACTGTTTCAGGCTGTCATGAGGTATTCTTCTGAGCTTGAAGAAGATGCAAAGCTTGCAATCACCAGAAAGCTGCAATGGCTTCTCGATGTATTAACAGACGAAAAGGTTTACACTTCAGTCCTTTCTTCTCAGCTACCAATGGCAGATGGTTCGGGGAAGACAATTGTCTGGGAATCAATGTTTTCAGCTCTGCTTCTATCTCTCAAAACCCTTATGATTACTCTGTCTTCATCTCCTGCATGGGAAGAGCTTGAAACACTATTACTCAAGAATCTCTTGCATCCCCACTTCCTGTGTTGGCAGATAGTCATGGAACTCTGGTGCTTCTGGGCTCGTCATGCCACTGACGTTACGGTGGCCAATGTGATCGATAAACTTTGTATCTTCATGTTGTCAATGTCAACATCAGAAGCGCCTCTTTGTCCTGATTCCGTTCTCAGAAGAACTGCAAAGTCCATCTGCTTTCTTCTCACTCACAGCCCCAAATCCTTAACAGCTCAAGTTTACAAAAACATTTCCACTGAGAGCAGATCCGAATCGGCACCAGATGCATATCTAGCCTTGCTGTTAGAGGGCTTCCCGCTGAATTTTCTTCCCGACAGAATGATAAGCGACGCGAAGAAACAGATTGTCGCAGAGTTCTTTCACTTCATTGAGAATTTCACTGAGAAAACCTCAAATTCCTCCAGATACTTTGTCCAGGGAGGTCCGGTTGTAGCACTATCTGCTTGCCTTGGGATACT GAAGATGAGCATACCAGAGATTGACTCCAGAACTCTGAAGTTTGGCGTCGCTCTCATTCAAAAGCTAAGAAAATCCAAAGACGAAATGACAAGGGATCGTTACACTGAGATTCTCAGCGAAACACTATCAATCATCTCAAGAAGCGAGCAGCTCTACACTTGCCAAGAGATGGATAATGTCATAACAGAGCTTCAAAGGCTTTTCATTACAGAAACTGATAACAGTCAGCATCATCTCCATAAACTGAAGCCAAGCCTTGCTCTCTTCTTGTCAGGACTTAGCAATTACGAAATGTCTGAAACCGAAACCTGTCCAAAGAGCAGGGCGGTCTGGGAACTCTACCATTTGCTTCTCAGGAAACGCCACTGGGCTTTGGTACACCACGCGGTTACTGCGTTTGGTTATTTCTGCGCACGTACTGGCTGTGCCCAGCTATGGAGATTCGTACCTGAAGACGCTGCTCTAGCTTTCGATATAGCTTCTGGAAAAGAAGCAAAAACAGAGCGGTTCATGTCAGAGTTAAAGATGTTCTTGGAGAAAGAACAAGCGCTTCTCTCGACCACAGCTTCACAAGAGGAACTCGAGATGCTTTCGAAAGAAGGCACGCAGGTTAAAGCAACAGTGCAGAAGCTTTTAGAAGGAAGAAAGCAGCAGAGATCAATGGAAGTAGAGAAACAATCGAACAAGAGAAGGAAACTTCCAGAAGGAATATGCAGAGGAGTGGAGTTATTGCAGAAGGGAATGAAGAGGATCAACGAAGGTTTAAGTGAGATGAGTTCAGATGAGAGTCAAGACTTTCAAAAGAGTTTACTGAATCAGTTTTCATGTCTTGAAGATTTGGTGTCTCATTTGGTAAGCCTCGCTGCTTCTGAGTAA